One Tenebrio molitor chromosome 2, icTenMoli1.1, whole genome shotgun sequence genomic region harbors:
- the LOC138125002 gene encoding uncharacterized protein isoform X3 has product MHYNILFAVAVIFCSHSVNAIEFKNCGSYFLFDNIQIEGCDDDATSCQLTIGSNTSISFTINTDEFNIDAALLNDVSLNVRGTKFNLNVTPDDPCEVLLCPLSTNYSATYSAEVYIDTIFQPLNAELQWILETADAGEKLLCFLCQITLVNAKSV; this is encoded by the exons ATGCATTATAATATATTGTTCGCAGTTGCGGTAATTTTCTGTTCCCATAGCGTAAATGCTATAGAATTTAAGAATTGTG GTTCTTACTTTTTGTTTGACAACATCCAAATCGAAGGATGTGACGATGATGCTACTAGCTGCCAATTGACAATAGGATCTAACACttcaatttcttttacaaTAAATACTG ACGAGTTTAATATCGACGCCGCTCTTTTGAACGATGTTTCCTTGAATGTGAGAGGaaccaaatttaatttgaacgtAACGCCAGATGATCCATGTGAAGTTCTCCTATGTCCATTGTCAACAAATTACAGCGCAACATATTCGGCAGAAGTCTACATAGATACAATATTTCAACCG TTGAATGCTGAACTCCAATGGATCCTGGAAACTGCAGATGCGGGGGAGAAACTCTTGTGCTTCTTGTGCCAAATCACCCTTGTTAATGCTAAAAGTGTTTGA
- the LOC138125002 gene encoding NPC intracellular cholesterol transporter 2 homolog a-like isoform X1 — protein MKILLFLFLCSVLSYSSAINVTQCHDIDKPVEGLTDRVKVGSCKKPPCRLRKNTVIKVQMKVTPDRDVDKILNTIHAYIAGVPFPYPGNDQTDACKNMYSEDGKNFVGCPLKKGQDYLYKNDMEVLQIYPRVKAVVHWGLTMPDGKDIICFEVPARITN, from the exons ATGAAGAtcttattgtttttgtttttgtgcaGCGTACTTTCGTATTCATCTGCGATTAATGTTACTCAGTGTCACGATATTG ATAAGCCCGTAGAGGGTTTAACGGACCGTGTTAAAGTGGGGTCGTGCAAGAAACCGCCATGCAGGTTAAGAAAAAATACAGTCATTAAGGTTCAAATGAAGGTTACACCAG ATAGAGACGTCGATAAGATTTTGAATACGATTCACGCTTACATCGCGGGAGTACCATTTCCCTATCCCGGGAACGATCAAACTGATGCCTGCAAAAATATGTACTCGGAGGACGGTAAAAACTTTGTAGGATGTCCTCTTAAGAAAGGTCAGGATTATCTTTACAAGAACGACATGGAGGTCCTTCAAATTTATCCAAGG GTGAAAGCAGTGGTTCACTGGGGACTGACGATGCCGGATGGTAAAGATATCATTTGTTTCGAAGTTCCTGCAAGAATTACTAATTAA
- the LOC138125002 gene encoding uncharacterized protein isoform X2 has protein sequence MHYNILFAVAVIFCSHSVNAIEFKNCGSYFLFDNIQIEGCDDDATSCQLTIGSNTSISFTINTGKPYDEFNIDAALLNDVSLNVRGTKFNLNVTPDDPCEVLLCPLSTNYSATYSAEVYIDTIFQPLNAELQWILETADAGEKLLCFLCQITLVNAKSV, from the exons ATGCATTATAATATATTGTTCGCAGTTGCGGTAATTTTCTGTTCCCATAGCGTAAATGCTATAGAATTTAAGAATTGTG GTTCTTACTTTTTGTTTGACAACATCCAAATCGAAGGATGTGACGATGATGCTACTAGCTGCCAATTGACAATAGGATCTAACACttcaatttcttttacaaTAAATACTGGTAAGCCTTACG ACGAGTTTAATATCGACGCCGCTCTTTTGAACGATGTTTCCTTGAATGTGAGAGGaaccaaatttaatttgaacgtAACGCCAGATGATCCATGTGAAGTTCTCCTATGTCCATTGTCAACAAATTACAGCGCAACATATTCGGCAGAAGTCTACATAGATACAATATTTCAACCG TTGAATGCTGAACTCCAATGGATCCTGGAAACTGCAGATGCGGGGGAGAAACTCTTGTGCTTCTTGTGCCAAATCACCCTTGTTAATGCTAAAAGTGTTTGA